One window of Dyadobacter sandarakinus genomic DNA carries:
- a CDS encoding PQQ-dependent sugar dehydrogenase: MTKRILLTLAGAAFALAACEKKATDGSQAAKADSTLAPVETKAANSEYKPAFAGQTRIGGIKSETNYEGKVLFSDLKNPWGITSLPDGRLLITEKAGTMRIAKPTGEVSAPITGIPAVNSDGQGGLLGIRVDPDFDKNRMVYWVFSDNQPKGTLTAVAKGKLSADEKTIEGAQVIYRATPAFPSTLHYGGRILIDKNDNLIVSTGERSDTISRPQAQHLNSALGKIVRITKDGKPAAGNPFEGKGDARPELYSLGHRNVQGLAFHPVTGDLWEVEFGPRGGDELNRIEPGKNYGWPTITYGIEYSGKKVGGAIQQKEGLEQPVYYWDPVVSPSGITFYGSDSIPEWKNNLFIGSLSGMHIVRLVIENNKVVGEERLLADENQRFRDVTEGKDGALYAVTDQGRLYRIFKK; encoded by the coding sequence ATGACAAAGCGAATTCTTCTGACCCTGGCGGGTGCCGCCTTTGCACTGGCTGCCTGCGAAAAAAAGGCTACCGACGGCTCACAGGCTGCCAAAGCCGACAGTACCCTTGCTCCCGTTGAAACCAAAGCGGCAAACTCGGAGTACAAACCCGCTTTTGCCGGCCAGACCCGCATTGGTGGTATTAAGTCAGAAACTAATTATGAGGGTAAGGTGCTTTTCAGCGACCTGAAAAATCCCTGGGGCATCACCAGCCTTCCTGATGGCCGGCTGCTCATCACGGAAAAGGCGGGCACCATGCGCATTGCCAAGCCTACCGGCGAGGTAAGTGCGCCTATCACGGGCATTCCGGCGGTCAACAGTGATGGTCAGGGTGGCTTGCTGGGCATCCGGGTAGATCCTGATTTTGATAAAAACCGCATGGTTTACTGGGTATTTTCTGACAATCAGCCGAAAGGTACGCTCACTGCGGTGGCCAAAGGGAAACTTTCGGCTGACGAAAAAACGATTGAGGGAGCGCAGGTTATTTACCGAGCCACTCCTGCATTTCCGAGTACGCTGCATTACGGCGGGCGTATTTTGATTGATAAAAATGATAATCTGATCGTCAGTACCGGTGAACGCTCGGACACGATCAGCAGGCCTCAGGCCCAGCACCTGAACTCTGCCCTCGGCAAAATCGTGCGTATTACCAAGGATGGTAAACCGGCAGCAGGTAACCCGTTCGAAGGGAAAGGTGACGCCAGGCCGGAGCTGTATTCATTGGGGCACCGCAACGTTCAGGGACTTGCTTTTCATCCGGTTACGGGTGATTTATGGGAGGTGGAATTTGGCCCGAGGGGTGGTGACGAGCTCAACCGCATTGAGCCCGGTAAAAATTACGGCTGGCCGACCATCACCTACGGCATTGAGTACAGTGGTAAAAAAGTGGGCGGTGCCATCCAGCAGAAGGAAGGTCTGGAACAGCCAGTATATTACTGGGATCCGGTGGTATCACCGAGCGGGATCACGTTTTATGGCAGTGACAGCATACCCGAGTGGAAAAATAACCTTTTCATCGGCAGTCTGAGTGGCATGCACATTGTGCGCCTCGTGATTGAAAACAACAAGGTAGTGGGTGAAGAAAGACTGCTTGCAGACGAAAATCAACGTTTCCGGGATGTTACGGAGGGAAAGGATGGTGCGCTGTATGCAGTAACCGATCAGGGAAGACTATACCGCATTTTTAAGAAGTAG
- a CDS encoding ferritin-like domain-containing protein produces the protein MEKNLLTNAGPVLEKVNRRYFLRSAGVAAATGAFIMSCTLEDHEVDSQVVDLGTGDVGILNYAYALEQLEAAFYTQVIATPYSGMTAEEKTILTDIMYHEIIHRQFFKAALGGAAIKGLTPNFAGINFSDRASVLGAAKIFEDTGVSAYNGAGNLITDVNYLLVAGKIVSVEARHASAIRDLLNPNSADFAGDDIIDANGLDLASKPGVILPAVQPFVVNKISGSGLPQ, from the coding sequence ATGGAAAAAAACTTACTGACAAATGCCGGTCCTGTGCTGGAAAAAGTAAACAGACGTTACTTTTTAAGATCAGCAGGAGTTGCCGCAGCTACAGGGGCGTTCATTATGTCCTGCACACTTGAAGATCACGAGGTTGACAGCCAGGTAGTGGATCTGGGAACCGGAGATGTCGGTATCCTCAACTATGCCTACGCGCTGGAACAACTGGAAGCTGCCTTCTACACTCAAGTTATTGCAACCCCTTACTCCGGCATGACTGCCGAAGAGAAAACAATCCTGACGGACATCATGTACCATGAAATCATCCACCGTCAGTTTTTCAAAGCAGCACTGGGCGGTGCTGCGATCAAGGGCCTGACCCCCAACTTTGCCGGCATTAATTTCTCAGACCGAGCGAGTGTACTGGGTGCAGCGAAGATTTTTGAAGATACCGGCGTATCTGCCTACAATGGTGCCGGTAACCTGATTACCGATGTTAATTATCTGTTGGTTGCAGGTAAAATCGTGTCTGTGGAAGCACGTCACGCCTCAGCGATCCGCGATTTGCTGAACCCTAACTCTGCCGACTTCGCAGGCGACGATATCATCGACGCAAACGGATTGGATCTTGCTTCGAAGCCGGGTGTAATCCTGCCAGCGGTACAGCCATTTGTGGTTAACAAAATCAGCGGAAGCGGCCTTCCTCAATAA
- a CDS encoding ferritin-like domain-containing protein has product MNFFNILDSLEKFDGDAVGRIEHASRRFFLNRVSRKMATMAAPAVLATVVNKAYAQSDAAINVLNYALTLEYLEDEFYQLGNAATGLIPDMYKRVFTQIGKHETQHVAFLKTALGAKAVAKPTFDFTAGGTLAPFTNFDTFVFLSHAFEDTGVRAYKGQAGNLQAAQDKPYLQAALQIHSIEARHASISRRILGKIRNNAAIKGWITLDEGSPEAVYKGSTSESTVVQAGINLVGLDGLEGIPSDAVFKAATEAFDEILTMDEVLAIATPFIKK; this is encoded by the coding sequence ATGAATTTCTTCAATATACTTGATAGTCTTGAAAAATTTGACGGCGATGCAGTTGGCCGGATTGAGCACGCATCACGTCGTTTTTTCCTGAACCGCGTAAGCCGTAAAATGGCTACTATGGCTGCTCCGGCCGTGCTGGCAACTGTGGTGAACAAAGCCTACGCACAATCCGACGCCGCGATCAACGTACTAAACTATGCGCTCACGCTGGAATACCTGGAAGATGAATTTTATCAACTTGGAAACGCAGCTACCGGTCTGATCCCGGATATGTACAAGCGTGTGTTCACACAAATCGGCAAGCACGAAACCCAGCACGTTGCATTTCTGAAAACGGCATTAGGTGCAAAAGCAGTAGCCAAGCCTACATTTGATTTTACCGCAGGCGGCACGCTGGCTCCATTTACCAACTTTGATACCTTCGTTTTCCTTTCGCATGCATTTGAAGATACCGGTGTGAGGGCTTACAAAGGCCAGGCAGGTAACCTGCAGGCGGCACAGGACAAGCCGTATCTTCAGGCTGCCTTGCAGATCCACTCGATTGAGGCGCGCCATGCATCCATTTCAAGAAGGATTCTGGGTAAAATCAGAAATAATGCAGCGATCAAAGGCTGGATTACTTTGGACGAAGGTTCTCCTGAGGCAGTTTATAAAGGTTCAACCAGCGAGTCGACGGTTGTACAGGCAGGTATTAATCTGGTCGGACTGGATGGTCTGGAAGGAATTCCAAGCGATGCAGTATTCAAGGCAGCAACAGAAGCGTTCGACGAAATATTGACTATGGACGAAGTACTGGCAATTGCCACTCCGTTCATCAAAAAGTAA
- a CDS encoding GNAT family N-acetyltransferase, whose protein sequence is MSLSSTPFEIVQASTDADYATAACLFAEYADSLDFTLSFQNFDNELTILPQMYGPPRGALLIVQVSGQSAGVAGLRQIENDETCEIKRMYIRPEFRGLKLGNALMTALIDIARKLGYKTVKLDTLGPKMPAAVNLYRSFSFQEIPAYNVNPHEGILYFAKTL, encoded by the coding sequence ATGTCCCTTAGTAGTACTCCATTTGAAATCGTGCAGGCCAGTACGGATGCAGACTATGCCACAGCCGCATGCCTGTTTGCCGAGTACGCCGACTCGCTTGATTTCACCCTTTCGTTCCAGAATTTCGACAATGAGCTGACGATCCTGCCCCAGATGTACGGGCCGCCACGCGGCGCATTGCTCATCGTGCAGGTAAGTGGCCAGTCTGCCGGTGTTGCAGGCCTCCGGCAGATTGAAAACGATGAGACCTGCGAGATCAAGCGCATGTATATCCGCCCTGAATTCCGCGGGCTGAAGCTGGGCAACGCGCTCATGACTGCATTGATTGATATTGCCAGAAAGCTGGGATACAAAACCGTTAAGCTCGATACGCTTGGGCCAAAAATGCCCGCTGCTGTCAACCTTTACAGGTCCTTTAGTTTCCAGGAGATACCGGCCTACAATGTTAATCCTCATGAGGGTATCCTGTATTTTGCAAAAACATTGTGA
- a CDS encoding porin family protein, translated as MHYIRYTFIMTLASLSLSAQVVSQDSINNLQRQKEVIELSEKLNEHKSELAKLRTKLGEKEKEAAEASAKSQQSASANTIAATQLTGNPQDKKLANDANKKAKAAQRDAKSARKALDSQVDLQKDIASLESKISEEEQKLNGMQGTAFSAAGGSTSGAAGTQTAAVTVPSQQQNTQQSYQQQAQQQQPAQQQYAQQQQQQPVYQPQGQQQPVYQNQDQQQNYQQPSNNQVQTRNYSANGTENADMIANRVVEQTYKSFGQQSGQPAIIINNIIVPSDYNKEGQRPNMAGGQNFNMSPQDRQEFEDYKNWQRERRGQQVNNYQHRPDASAYPTGPAPQGYSEDHLTFKERFGERTRRKSGIWVIPMAGIHASNFDANLKDGTAEGRSGWNAGLDFRIHVRRFFIQPGAHYFSSTTEVTSEDSLGNAPLLHGPRIHMLKVPLMIGVYLTKEQGAFFKFNIKGGVVGNYLLAVDKGVDSRFRKDNLEEYSYGLNGGIGLEFGFITIDLSHEWGMSNLFKNSDIKNNILRATLGFKI; from the coding sequence ATGCATTACATTCGATACACATTCATCATGACGCTGGCTTCTTTATCGCTGTCTGCTCAGGTTGTATCGCAGGACTCGATTAACAATCTGCAGCGACAAAAAGAAGTTATTGAACTCAGCGAAAAGCTGAACGAGCACAAATCCGAACTGGCGAAACTACGAACCAAGCTTGGAGAGAAAGAAAAAGAGGCAGCGGAGGCATCTGCCAAGTCACAGCAATCTGCCAGCGCCAATACCATCGCCGCCACCCAGCTGACCGGCAATCCGCAGGATAAAAAGCTGGCGAACGATGCCAACAAAAAGGCTAAGGCAGCCCAGCGTGATGCGAAGTCTGCAAGAAAAGCACTGGATAGCCAGGTAGATCTCCAGAAGGACATTGCATCTCTGGAAAGCAAGATTTCAGAAGAAGAGCAAAAACTGAATGGCATGCAGGGTACTGCTTTCAGTGCAGCAGGCGGATCCACTTCCGGTGCAGCAGGCACGCAGACCGCGGCAGTTACCGTACCTTCCCAGCAGCAGAATACACAGCAATCTTACCAGCAACAGGCACAGCAGCAGCAGCCAGCTCAGCAACAGTATGCTCAGCAGCAACAGCAGCAACCCGTTTACCAGCCACAAGGCCAGCAGCAGCCGGTGTATCAAAACCAGGATCAGCAGCAGAATTACCAGCAACCTTCCAATAATCAGGTACAAACCCGCAATTACTCTGCAAACGGCACCGAAAATGCCGACATGATTGCAAATCGCGTGGTAGAACAAACTTACAAGTCATTCGGGCAGCAATCCGGACAGCCTGCGATCATCATCAACAACATCATCGTACCGTCTGACTATAATAAGGAAGGACAGCGCCCGAATATGGCCGGCGGTCAGAACTTCAATATGTCGCCTCAGGATCGCCAGGAATTTGAAGATTACAAAAACTGGCAGAGAGAAAGACGCGGTCAGCAGGTGAACAACTACCAGCACAGACCGGATGCAAGCGCCTACCCTACCGGTCCTGCACCACAAGGTTACTCCGAGGATCACCTGACGTTCAAAGAGCGTTTTGGCGAAAGAACAAGACGGAAATCAGGTATTTGGGTGATTCCTATGGCGGGTATCCATGCTTCAAACTTTGATGCAAACCTGAAAGACGGAACTGCCGAAGGCCGCTCGGGATGGAATGCCGGTCTGGATTTCAGGATCCATGTGCGCCGGTTCTTCATTCAGCCGGGTGCGCATTATTTCAGCTCGACTACGGAGGTTACCAGTGAAGACAGTCTGGGTAATGCTCCCCTGCTGCACGGCCCGCGCATTCACATGCTGAAAGTACCTTTGATGATCGGTGTGTACCTGACCAAAGAACAGGGAGCATTCTTCAAGTTTAACATCAAAGGCGGTGTGGTTGGTAATTACCTGCTTGCCGTGGACAAAGGTGTTGACAGCCGGTTCCGCAAAGATAACCTGGAAGAATACTCCTACGGTTTGAACGGAGGTATTGGTCTTGAATTCGGTTTTATTACCATTGACCTGTCTCACGAGTGGGGAATGAGCAACCTGTTTAAAAACAGTGATATCAAAAATAACATCTTGCGGGCCACACTTGGCTTCAAGATCTGA
- a CDS encoding gamma-glutamyltransferase family protein, whose translation MKIKHLLTALLLTAVQSSLSAQSFNNFPVTTQKPPLHGKHWMGITGKPLAATAGALIFGKGGNAVDASCAMLAATCTMWDVLSWGGETQALIYNPKTKKVIAINAMGVAPTGATADFFKNKGMKYPPEYGPLAATTPGTAGGLMTMLAEYGTMSLKDVLAPAMQMAEGYPIEAQTANAIERGKDEIKKWPYSTKVFLPHLGQQREAPDAGEIFVQKDLHTTLQKLVDAEQQALKKGKNRKEAIYAAYDRFYKGDIAREIARSCQEQGGLITEQDLAGWKVKIEEPLMTTYRGIDVYKMQQWTQGPVMLQALNMLENFDLKGMGYNSSRYVHTLYQVMNLAFADRDFYYGDPAFQPEEPMQGLMSKAYAKERIKQINWERNDTRTLPGDPYPFEGKKNPYTEQLKTWGNFQASVHRNADGLNDKFMEEFTAGTTSVEAADEEGWVVSITPSGGWIPACIAGNTGVGMSQRMQSFVLDARENPFNVVEPGKRPRVTLTPSLALKDGKPFVSFAKQAGDEQDQLLLQFFLNMVEFGMTVQEATEAPSFKTLQMYASFGAHEKDPGGLILNESMPDWTRKELSRMGYKLSYQPRTSGPINAIYFDWQHGSFWGGSSNHGEDYGIGW comes from the coding sequence ATGAAAATAAAACATCTACTTACCGCATTACTTTTGACTGCCGTGCAGAGCAGCTTGTCCGCCCAATCTTTCAACAACTTCCCGGTAACCACCCAAAAGCCGCCGCTGCATGGGAAGCACTGGATGGGCATCACGGGAAAACCACTGGCAGCTACCGCGGGTGCGCTCATTTTCGGCAAAGGCGGCAATGCTGTGGATGCTTCGTGCGCCATGCTCGCTGCTACCTGCACCATGTGGGACGTGCTGAGCTGGGGCGGAGAAACGCAGGCATTGATCTACAACCCGAAAACAAAAAAGGTCATCGCAATTAATGCAATGGGTGTGGCCCCGACGGGCGCCACGGCCGACTTTTTCAAAAACAAAGGCATGAAATATCCACCCGAGTACGGGCCGCTCGCTGCCACAACACCGGGAACTGCGGGCGGACTGATGACCATGCTGGCCGAGTATGGCACAATGAGTCTCAAAGATGTACTCGCACCTGCCATGCAGATGGCCGAAGGTTACCCTATCGAAGCCCAGACGGCCAATGCCATCGAGCGTGGAAAAGATGAGATCAAAAAGTGGCCCTACTCTACAAAGGTGTTTCTGCCGCACCTGGGACAGCAGCGGGAAGCTCCCGATGCAGGCGAAATCTTTGTACAGAAAGATCTGCATACGACGCTGCAAAAGCTGGTAGATGCCGAGCAGCAAGCTTTGAAAAAAGGCAAAAACCGGAAGGAGGCGATCTATGCGGCATATGACCGGTTTTATAAAGGTGACATTGCCCGGGAAATTGCACGCAGCTGCCAGGAACAGGGCGGCCTTATTACCGAGCAGGACTTGGCGGGCTGGAAGGTGAAGATCGAGGAGCCGCTGATGACCACGTACCGCGGTATCGACGTGTACAAAATGCAGCAATGGACACAGGGTCCGGTGATGCTGCAGGCGCTCAACATGCTCGAAAACTTTGATCTTAAAGGCATGGGCTACAACTCGTCCAGGTATGTGCATACTTTGTACCAGGTTATGAACCTCGCTTTTGCCGACCGCGACTTTTACTATGGCGACCCGGCATTTCAGCCGGAGGAGCCCATGCAGGGACTTATGTCAAAAGCCTACGCCAAAGAGCGCATTAAACAGATCAACTGGGAACGTAATGATACCAGGACCCTGCCCGGAGATCCTTATCCGTTTGAAGGCAAAAAGAACCCCTATACCGAGCAGCTGAAAACCTGGGGTAACTTTCAGGCGTCGGTGCACCGCAATGCCGATGGTTTGAACGACAAGTTTATGGAAGAATTTACAGCCGGCACGACCTCGGTAGAGGCTGCTGACGAAGAGGGATGGGTAGTCAGCATCACACCCAGCGGGGGCTGGATACCTGCTTGCATTGCGGGGAACACAGGGGTTGGTATGAGCCAGCGGATGCAGTCTTTCGTGCTGGATGCGCGCGAAAACCCATTCAATGTAGTAGAGCCCGGCAAGCGCCCGCGGGTAACACTTACGCCCAGCCTGGCGCTGAAAGACGGGAAACCATTTGTTTCATTTGCCAAGCAGGCGGGTGACGAGCAGGACCAGCTCCTGCTTCAGTTTTTTCTGAACATGGTGGAATTTGGTATGACGGTACAGGAAGCTACGGAGGCTCCCAGCTTTAAAACGCTGCAGATGTACGCCAGTTTCGGAGCACATGAGAAAGATCCCGGCGGACTGATCCTCAACGAGTCCATGCCGGACTGGACACGTAAGGAACTTTCGCGCATGGGTTACAAGCTCTCGTACCAGCCGCGCACCAGCGGGCCCATCAACGCCATTTATTTTGACTGGCAGCACGGAAGCTTTTGGGGAGGTTCCAGCAACCATGGAGAAGATTACGGCATAGGCTGGTAA
- a CDS encoding 2'-5' RNA ligase family protein, with protein MKSVHVNNNHLNTLTNIRHHMFEYQLVFSCDTVTEAVIHNVKRYFEDNYGCRNAAKRKAHLTLFDCIMHENKVDPMIKAFGKVAGQVSPFTMQLTRYAKYENGTFYIDLEDTASQSVLDMVKILKREAGEHVRKWAPAENRFCTDPNYTIARNMTESQMSLATRDWYNREFNMEFKVNEMLLLRRSLVKGSPFETVAKFPLLGMPAKRLVQTSIFGEMC; from the coding sequence ATGAAGAGCGTACATGTCAACAACAATCATTTGAACACCCTCACGAACATACGTCACCATATGTTCGAATATCAGCTTGTATTTTCCTGCGACACGGTGACCGAAGCAGTCATTCATAATGTAAAAAGGTATTTTGAGGATAATTATGGCTGCCGGAATGCAGCAAAGCGTAAAGCACACCTGACACTTTTTGACTGCATCATGCATGAAAACAAGGTCGATCCCATGATTAAGGCATTCGGCAAGGTGGCCGGGCAGGTTTCTCCATTTACCATGCAGCTTACCCGCTATGCCAAGTACGAAAACGGGACTTTTTATATTGATCTTGAAGACACCGCGTCACAGTCGGTGCTGGATATGGTGAAAATACTGAAGCGCGAAGCCGGAGAACATGTGCGGAAGTGGGCTCCTGCAGAAAATCGCTTCTGTACAGATCCGAATTATACCATCGCCAGAAATATGACTGAAAGCCAGATGTCGCTGGCTACCCGCGACTGGTACAATCGGGAGTTCAATATGGAATTCAAGGTAAATGAAATGCTGCTGCTCAGGAGATCTCTCGTAAAAGGTTCACCATTTGAGACAGTGGCAAAGTTTCCATTGCTCGGTATGCCCGCCAAACGCCTGGTACAAACTTCTATTTTCGGCGAAATGTGCTAG
- a CDS encoding MFS transporter, which yields MKPQLSRVRWYRIIPIVFITYSLAYLDRANFGFAVAGGMADDLHITPSTSTLLSSLFFLGYFFFQIPGAQYAAHRTAKKLIFISLILWGALATATGLVHNTTTLIIIRFMLGVVESAVMPAMLILLSQWFTKEERSRANTFLILGNPVTVLWMSVLSGYLIDSMGWRWMFILQGAPGILWAFIWWKMIDERPKEANWLSEQEKMDIEEQLAGEQVGIKPVKNYAEAFRSRKVILLSLQYLLWSVGVYGFVMWLPSIIKAAPDMNMVTTGWLSAVPYLLAATGMLAASYFSDKMGNRKVFIWPCLLVAAICLYGTVLLGPDHFWFSYVLLVIAGGALYTPYGPFFAAVADILPKNVMGGAIGLINSLGALGSFAGSYLVGYLNGVTGNFNASYVLMSVALVLSTVITLIVIPSPRKVQPAHAD from the coding sequence ATGAAACCGCAGCTTTCCAGAGTAAGGTGGTACCGCATTATTCCTATTGTATTTATTACCTATAGTCTGGCTTACCTGGACCGGGCCAATTTCGGGTTTGCAGTAGCCGGAGGGATGGCTGATGACCTGCATATTACGCCGAGTACTTCAACCTTGCTGAGCTCCCTGTTTTTTCTTGGATATTTCTTTTTTCAAATTCCCGGAGCACAGTATGCAGCGCACCGCACAGCCAAAAAACTGATTTTCATTTCCCTGATTTTGTGGGGAGCACTGGCTACTGCGACCGGCCTGGTACACAACACCACTACGCTGATAATTATACGTTTTATGCTGGGTGTGGTGGAAAGTGCCGTCATGCCTGCCATGCTGATCCTGCTGAGCCAGTGGTTTACCAAAGAAGAACGCTCGCGGGCTAATACTTTCCTGATTTTGGGCAACCCCGTCACCGTACTGTGGATGTCGGTTCTCTCTGGCTACCTGATCGACTCCATGGGCTGGCGGTGGATGTTTATCCTGCAGGGAGCACCGGGAATTCTGTGGGCATTCATATGGTGGAAAATGATCGACGAGCGGCCCAAGGAGGCGAATTGGCTGTCGGAACAGGAGAAGATGGACATTGAGGAACAACTCGCAGGGGAGCAGGTGGGGATCAAACCCGTGAAGAACTACGCAGAAGCATTCCGGTCGCGAAAGGTGATCCTGCTTAGTCTTCAGTATTTGCTATGGAGTGTGGGCGTTTACGGATTTGTGATGTGGCTCCCCTCGATCATCAAGGCAGCACCCGACATGAATATGGTGACCACGGGCTGGCTTTCGGCTGTGCCTTACCTGCTGGCTGCTACGGGTATGCTGGCCGCTTCTTATTTTTCTGACAAAATGGGCAACCGAAAAGTGTTCATCTGGCCTTGCCTGCTGGTTGCAGCCATCTGTTTGTACGGCACCGTCCTTCTGGGACCGGATCATTTCTGGTTTTCCTACGTGTTGCTTGTGATTGCGGGCGGTGCTCTGTATACTCCCTACGGACCGTTTTTCGCAGCTGTCGCTGACATCCTGCCCAAAAATGTAATGGGCGGGGCAATCGGGCTGATCAACAGCCTGGGCGCATTGGGTTCTTTCGCGGGTTCTTACCTGGTAGGCTATCTCAATGGTGTTACAGGCAACTTTAATGCATCGTACGTGCTGATGTCCGTAGCGCTCGTACTCTCTACGGTAATCACCCTGATCGTCATTCCTTCACCCCGGAAAGTACAGCCGGCTCACGCGGACTAA
- a CDS encoding PepSY-associated TM helix domain-containing protein, with protein MSLKKAVGFLHLWLGLISGIIVFIIAITGCMYAFQAEIQDATQPYRFVAAENRNFLPPSKIRGIADAALPGRHLHAVLYESKTDAVQAIYYQFEEYYNVVYINPYSGKVLEVKDMEAGFFPFILDGHFYLWLPHEIGQPIVAGATLVFFAMMISGIVLWWPKNKAAARQRFSIKWDARWRRKNYDLHNVLGFYASWLGIIFAVTGLVWGYQWFSSAWYATTTGGKEFVPYYDPGSDTTAQASLAVPAIDQIWLRMLKEHPDAESIEVHIPDTKSASVNANINPDASTYWQIDYRYFDQYTLKELPVKHVWNRFDKAGLGDKIMRANYDIHVGAILGLPGKILAFFASLIIASLPITGFYIWWGRRNKEKKVMHSLVKNPVRAKPVLARS; from the coding sequence GTGTCTCTCAAAAAAGCGGTTGGTTTTCTCCATCTCTGGCTCGGCCTGATTTCCGGTATCATCGTTTTTATTATTGCCATTACAGGCTGTATGTACGCCTTTCAGGCAGAGATACAGGATGCTACCCAGCCCTACCGCTTTGTGGCCGCTGAGAACCGCAACTTTCTGCCACCATCCAAAATCAGGGGGATTGCAGACGCAGCTTTGCCTGGCCGGCATTTGCATGCTGTTTTGTACGAAAGCAAGACCGATGCAGTGCAGGCGATTTACTACCAGTTTGAGGAGTATTACAATGTAGTGTATATCAATCCGTACTCGGGTAAAGTGTTGGAGGTAAAGGATATGGAGGCGGGTTTCTTTCCCTTTATCCTTGACGGCCACTTTTACCTTTGGCTGCCGCACGAAATCGGTCAGCCGATCGTAGCGGGCGCGACGCTTGTGTTTTTTGCGATGATGATCAGCGGCATCGTACTCTGGTGGCCCAAAAACAAGGCGGCAGCCAGGCAGCGCTTCTCGATCAAGTGGGATGCGCGCTGGCGCAGAAAAAATTACGACCTGCATAATGTACTTGGTTTTTATGCATCGTGGCTGGGGATCATCTTTGCGGTTACCGGGCTCGTATGGGGCTACCAGTGGTTTTCGAGTGCCTGGTATGCCACCACTACCGGCGGTAAGGAGTTCGTTCCGTACTATGATCCGGGTTCTGATACTACTGCTCAGGCCAGCCTTGCCGTACCGGCCATCGACCAGATATGGCTGCGTATGCTGAAAGAACATCCCGATGCGGAGTCCATTGAAGTGCACATTCCGGACACTAAATCGGCTTCCGTCAATGCCAATATCAACCCTGATGCGTCCACCTACTGGCAGATCGACTACCGGTATTTTGACCAGTATACCCTGAAAGAACTTCCCGTAAAGCACGTATGGAACCGCTTTGACAAAGCTGGGCTGGGTGACAAGATCATGCGCGCCAACTATGATATCCATGTAGGCGCCATACTCGGGCTGCCGGGGAAAATACTGGCGTTTTTTGCAAGTCTGATCATCGCCTCCCTGCCCATTACAGGGTTTTACATCTGGTGGGGCCGGCGCAACAAGGAGAAGAAAGTTATGCATTCGCTTGTCAAAAATCCTGTCCGCGCGAAGCCTGTTCTGGCTCGCTCCTGA